CTATGCGGTCAACAAGATCGCCGATGTCGGTCGCTGATTGATCAGTTTGTGGGCCATTATCCGCCTGTTGCTGATCATCATCTGGCTCGTCGGCAGCGCTGGCACCGATAGCGGCCGTGCTGTCAGCATCTTCATTTCCAGCAATCGTCGACGCGGGCGCGGTATTGTCCCGCTGTTCGGGCGTCTGCACTATGCCAACCCTGTGCATCAGCTCAGCGCGCTGCTCCGGTGACAGGGTTTTAATAATCTCAAGCCATTGTTCCGCCGGCAAACGCGCTTTGACTAGGGCTGCATCGCGCACGGGCTTCGCCTGCTCCAACAAATACCGTATCAAGGGAGGTGACCGGAAAAAACGGCGACTCTCTCTCAAGGCATCGGCCTGTTTTTCCAACGGGATTTTCTGACCCAATGCATTAAGGCGGACAAGCGCAGCGGCAAAATCCACTTGTGAATAATAGCGGCCCTGATTGCCATGGCGCATTGTTGCGGCTTGATCTTCGCTAATGGCCGGTGTTGCGTCAGCCAAAAGGTCAATGATCTGGCGATACTGAACCGCGGCCAGCGCGGCATCGGGTAATGCACCGGAAATCGCCGTCGCCAAACGATCATCATAATAGGGACTATGCGGCACTATCCAGCCTTATCCACGAACACATAAAAGACCGCACCATATTAGCCGCGGTCATAAAAAATTAAACATATCAATTAATATTGTCGCAAAGTGGGACAATTGCGCTGGAAAATAATATAATTATCGCTAAGGTACCAATCATAACCGGATATTACGGGAGACGGAGCCATGACTTTGGCGAATCTTGACGAAATTGATCGTAAGTTGCTTGGCGAACTGCAAGCCAATGGCCGCATAACCAATGTCGAACTGGCAGAGCGAGTTGGCCTGACCGCGCCGCCCTGTCTGCGCCGGGTGCGCGCATTGGAAGAAGCAGATATCATCAATGGCTATCATGCGGATATCAATCCCGCTGCATTGGGCTTTGCTATCACGGTATTTGCAATGGTCAGCCTGAAAAGTCAGGCAGAAAGCGCCTTAAAGGAATTTGAAGACCATATCATGGAGCTTCCCGAAGTGCGCGAATGCCATATGTTGAATGGCGAAATCGACTTCATCCTGAAGATCGTGTCGCATGATCTACAGACGTTTCAGGAGTTTCTGACTTCGCGATTGACCCCAGCTCCCAATGTCGCGAGCGTCAAGACATCGCTGACCATCAGGACGGCGAAGAACCAGCCGGGTGTACCTTTGGAGCGCTAAGTTAGCAGCCTTTTGCTAGGCGTTCGATGTGCGCGAAATGATAAATCAGTAATGGCCGGTGAAGGATCGCGATCCCTCGCCGACCATTGCCGATAATCGTCTTAACCGCCGGTGGCAGACTGCTGATCCAGCCAGATTGTCCAAAATTCCGCCAGAGGCTGGCGCGGACCAGTCACTTTAGCAAAGGAACTGCGCGCAGAGGCATAGTCACCGCCCATGGCTTGGGCAATTGCTAAGCGGGTGTTCGCCAGATTGGCGTCAACGCCCGGTTTGCCAAGCGCAACTGCATAAAGCTCAGCCGCTTTGGCATATTCACCATAGCCCAGATAGGCATCCGCGGTGCCCAGGGCGACCATCGGATTGCTTGAGCTACGCGCCGCACTTTCACCTGACCCCAGCGAACCGCGGTCATCCGGAATCCGCTGTTTCGCCATCGACAAACTCTCATTGAAGAACGCATTTCCAGCTTCAAGCTGGCCCTTTGCAATGCCTTCCTCAATCACGGAAGCCACCTCGCCCGGCAAAGCGCGTGGGTCAGCGTTTTCTATATACTCGGCATAATCCTGCTCACTAACCATCGCTTCGCTCACCCGCATCAGACGCATCAGGTCAATATTGACAGCGTTTGGGAAGCTCGCATTTTGACGGAAAAGCGTAAGCGCATCACGCCAGCTGGTTGCAGACGGATAGTTTGCCACCCATTGCTGCGACCAGTAATTGGTTTCCTGCATCAGGCCAGCATTGGCTGAGTTACGAACTCCAGACCGATAAAAACCCTCATCAACCTGGGCACCGCTTGCTTTAATGCGCTCGACCGTTGCCTTTAGGGTCTGCAAGCCTTCTGCCGTCCTGTTCTGACGGAAAATAGTATCAACATATAGACGCTCGATATTGTCCTGCGAGAATCCAGAATCGATCGCGGTTTTGAAGCGCTGTTCCGCTTCGGGGTATTCTTCATTCTCATACGCAAAAACCCCGGCCAAATAGCTAAAACGGCCTATATTTTCTGGCGGCGCTTTGCCGCTGTCCAGCATTAGCAATATGCCTTTGCGTTGCATGACACGGTCATTTTTTAGGCCGCCAAGGCGAACCGTGGCGTTGCCCAGGAAAAAATTCTCATCTGGTGTATCCGCAAGAGGCCCTGCAATCGCCAATTGTGCTTCGGCTGTTGCTATGTCCTGGGCATCAATCGCATCATTCGCCTTATTGAAAGGCTCAACAAAGTCGCTGCTGACATCAGGCCGTTCGGACTTTTTCTTCTTTTTGTCTTTCTTGCTCCGTTGCGCAGATGCGCCGTCCACCGGCAGGGCGAGCGACAAGGTGGTCGCTCCAGCTAGCAATGCCGCCATGGACAGCGAAAAAAGGGATTGTGAGCGCATTAAGTCCTCCTGAAAACGTCTCTTATTATTGTTTAGGATGAATGGAATATCGCAATGACCGGGCAATCCGCATCGTCGCGACTGTTAAGGATCGAATTTGTCTGTACCTTTCATCCGCTGAACCTGCATTGAACATCTTCGTTATTGCGCCATTCATGTGCAATGCGCTTGGCCGGGTCAAGAGAGATTTGGCGACCGGATGCATAGCGCTGGCGTATTGCCAGCGAGCAGCGTCAAATATGTTGATATACCGCACTTCTCCTCTGGTCTAAGCCACAAGGCTTTCCTACATAAGCTGTATGATCATTCTCATATCTCCCGCAAAATCGCTTGACTTTGATACGCCCGTGAACGGTGCCGAGGCTACACAGCCACGCTTCGCCGAAAAAACCGAGAAGCTGGCCAATGCGCTATCGCGGTTCAGCAAGCCCAAGCTCAAGAGCATTATGCCGGTGTCGGACAGCCTGATTGCGCTCAACCATGGTCGCTATAAGGACTTTTTCGCGCAGCCGGAAAAGCAGGCGCTGTTCGCCTATAATGGCGATGTCTATACCGGGCTGGAAGCCAAGACGATGGATGAGGCGACGATAGATTTTGCGCAGGATCATTTACGCATATTGTCAGGGCTTTATGGCTTATTGCGGCCATTGGATCAGATCCGCCCGCATCGGCTGGAAATGGGCACAAGATGGGCGCCGCGACGCAAAAAGCTGGTCGATTATTGGCAAGATGATATCGCGCCGATGATTGCCAAAGATGCAGAAGCGATTGAAGCAAAAGCGATTATCAATCTTGCCAGCCAGGAATATTTCGCAGCCGTGGAGGCCGGACAAAAGGCGCTTACCCTACCAATCATCAACATCGATTTCCGTCAGGATGGCCCCGATGGTCCGCGCTTTATAAGCTTCGCCGCTAAACGCGCCCGTGGCACTATGGCGCGCTATATCTGTGAGAACCGCTTGACCGATCCCGAAGCGCTCAAGGATTTTGACTGGGATGGTTATCGCTTTGACCCGGAGAGCAGCAACGACACAAATCTGCGGTTCATCCGCTCATGACGTCAAGCCGTCAGGCGGCAGTCATTATCGGTGCAAATGGCGGGATTGGTGGTGCTTTGGCCGATGCGCTTGATGATGAAGGCGCTTTTGCAACTGTCCACCGCCTTGCCCGCAGCGCACATGGTGATGCCCATATCGACCTGCAGGACGAAGCCAGTATAGAAGCGGCTGCAAAACGGATCGAGGCCTTAGAGATGCCTGTAACGCTGATTATCTGTGCATCTGGCTTGCTGCATGATGGTGGAAAGCAACCGGAAAAGGCCCTGCGTGATCTGGATGCCGATTGGCTTATGCAAAACTATGCGGTCAATGCCATCGGCCCTGCCCTTGTCGCCAAGCATTTTCTGCCGCTAATGCCGCGCAAGGAACGCTGCGTTTTCGCCGCCATCAGTGCCCGAGTTGGCAGCATCTCGGATAACCGTCTTGGCGGATGGCATGGCTATCGTGCGTCCAAGGCTGCGCTCAATATGCTGATCCGTAATATCGCGATAGAATGGTCACGGCGGAACGAGCGGTCAATCGCGGTCGCTTTGCATCCGGGCACCGTCGATACGGCGCTCAGCACGCCATTTCAGGGCAATGTGCAGCCGGGCAAGCTGTTCAGCCCGGAGCGCGCCGCCATGCAATTGCTTGATGTGCTGGACGAATTGCGGCCGGTTGATACCGGCAAGCTTTTTGCCTGGGACGGGCAGGAAATTACGCCTTGAGGGCAGCAAGATGAGCCCGCCCAAAATGGGCATAATTAGCTGTCGATAACCTTGGGTCACAGGTCGCAATTGCTGGTCAAAACAGCCCGTTTCCTCTAAGTCTGACAATCAGGTCGCAAGATGCGAAAAAGTAATAAAATATCATATTTGTGAGTAGTTTAACGTGAGTGAGATAGACACAGGTTCCAACCCGGAAAACGGCCCCGACGACATCGCCCCGATCGATATCGTTGATGAGATGAAATCGAGCTATCTCGACTATGCCATGTCGGTGATTGTCAGCCGCGCGCTGCCCGATGTGCGCGATGGTCTGAAGCCGGTACATCGCCGCATTCTCTTCGCCTCAAAAGAAGGTGGATTTGTCGCCGGGCGACCCTATCGCAAATCAGCGAAAATCGTCGGTGATGTCATGGGTAATTATCACCCGCATGGCGATGCCGCGATTTATGAAGCGCTGGCGCGGATGACGCAGGACTGGTCGATGCGTGTGCCGCTCATCGACGGTCAGGGCAATTTCGGCTCGATGGACCCTGATAAGCCGGCGAGCATGCGTTATACTGAGGCAAGGCTGGCCAAGGTCGCCAATACACTGCTCGATGATCTCGATAAGGATACGGTCGATTTTGCGCCCAATTATGACGGCTCGATGCAGGAGCCACAGGTACTACCGGCGCGTTTCCCCAATTTGCTGGTCAATGGCGCGGGCGGCATCGCGGTGGGCATGGCGACCAATATCCCGCCGCATAATCTCGGCGAAGTGGTCACAGCCTGCCTCGCCTATATCGATAATCCGGGGATTACGATTGAGGAATTGATCGAGATTATTCCGGGGCCGGATTTCCCGACGGCACCGCTGATCCTGGGCCAAGCTGGCGCGCGCGCTGCCTATCAGACCGGGCGCGGTTCGATCCTGACACGGGCACGGCATAAGATTGAGGAAGGCCGCGGCGACAAACGCGCCATCGTCCTGACCTCTATCCCCTATCAGGTCGGCAAGGCCGGACTGGTCGAGAAGATCGCCGAAGCCGCCAAGGATGGCCGGATTGAGGGCGTTTCCGATATTCGCGATGAATCAAGCCGCGATGGCGTGCGTGTGGTGATTGATCTGAAACGCGATGCCACCGAGGAGGTGGTGCTCAACCAACTCTGGCGCCACACCCCTGCTCAGTCCGGGTTCCCGGCGAATATGCTTGCCATTCGCGGCGGTCGCCCGGAAATCCTCAATCTGCGCGATATTATCGAGGCCTTTGTCCGCTTCCGCGAAGAGGTCATCACCCGCCGCACCAAGTTCGAGCTCGCCAAGGCGCGCGAGCGAGCGCATCTATTGCTTGGCCTGGTGGTCGCGGTCACCAATCTTGACGAGGTGGTGCAAATCATCCGTGGCTCTGCCAGCCCTGTTGAAGCGCGCGAGAAGCTGCTGGCGCGCGAATGGCCGATGGGCGAAATCGCGCCCTATATCCGTCTGGTCGAAGCGTTAGAGGATGATGTTTCCGGCGACAGCTATCAACTGAGCGAAGCACAGGTCAAAGCCATTCTTGATCTGCGTCTGCACCGCCTGACCGCGCTTGGCCGCGATGAAATTGGCAATGAACTCAAAGGGCTGGCGACGGATATTGAGGGCTATCTTGAGATTCTGACTGATCGTGCTGTGCTCTATGGCGTGATGCGCGAAGAATTCGAGCAAATCCACGCAGAATTCGCCACACCGCGTGTCAGCGAGATTGCCCCCGCATGGGATGGTCTCGAAGATGAAGACCTGATGGAGCGCGAGGATATGGTCGTCACCGTCACCCATGGCGGCTATATCAAGCGCACCCCGCTGGCAACTTTCCGCGCTCAGGGCCGTGGCGGCAAGGGCCGCGCGGGCATGGCGACCAAGGATGAGGATGCGGTGGTCGAGATGTTTGTCACCTCGACGCATAATCCGGTGCTGTTCTTCTCCAATCATGGCCGCGTCTACCGCCTCAAAGTCTGGAAACTGCCCGAAGGCGGACCGCAGACCAAGGGGCGGCCTATGCTGAATATGCTGCCGCTGCAAGAAGATGAGACCATCACCAATGTCCTGCCTCTGCCTGAGGATGAGGGCGAGTGGGAAAATCTCAACATAATCTTCGCCACCGAACAGGGCATGGTGCGGCGTAACTCTATGGATTCCTTCACCAATATCCCGTCCAACGGCAAATACGCCATGGGCTTTGTTGAGGATAGTGGTGACCGGTTGATCGGCGTGCAGTTGCTTAACGAGACGCAGGAGGTCTTCCTCGCCAGCAGCACCGGCAAGGCGGTGCGCTTTGCCGCGACTGATGCCCGCGAAACCAAGAGCCGCACCGGCATTGGCGTGCAAGGCATGGGACCAAAGGGCGACATAGAGGTCGTCTCGCTGGCGATCCTGAACACCACCGGCACCACCGCCGAGGAGCGCGAAGCCTATCTCAAAGCCGCACCATGGAAGGATAATGAGAACGCACCGGAGCTGTCCGCCGAACGCATGGCGGAAATGGCAGAGAAGGAAGAGTTTATCCTCACCATCTGCGCCAATGGCTATGGCAAGATTTCCTCCGCCTATGAATATCGCACCATCAAACGCGGCGGGATGGGCGTGGTCAATATCGACAATATCGCGCGCAATGGCGCTGTCGTGGCCAGCTTCCCGGTGAAACATGGCGATCAGCTTATGCTGGTTACCGATCAGGCCAAGCTGATCCGTATTGCGATTGATCTCAGGCATCTGCTGGGTGAAGATGATGATCGTGGCTACCGGATTATCGGCCGTGGTTCAGCCGGGGTGCGGATTTTCAATGTGGCTGATGACGAGCATGTCGTCAGCGCGGCGCTGATTGACGAGACCGAAGAGCCTGAGGATGGGGAAGAGTCGGGTGAAGAGACAGGCGAAACAAGGCATTAGAGGTTTCTAGCGCTCTTCCCTGTAGCGGAGAGGTGATTGCAAGTTCAAGCGACGCGCTTGGGGACATCCCCCTCCCTTAATCCCTCCCCTAGAGGGGAGGGAGACTATTGATCACGCAAAGACGCAAAGGCGCAAAGAGCTACCATGGAGCGATAACCTCTTGAAAATCTTCGCGTTCTTTGCGAGAAATTCAGTGTGCTAAGCACTCAAATAAGGCCGCACACGCAGAAACCGCACCACGCCCATGGCAATCATCAACTGGCCCGCATAATAAAGCGGCCAGACAGCCTGATTGACTAGCCAGCCATCTTTACTGATCCCCATTCCTGCAAAGATACAAAGATCGGAAACAACAAACAGCACCGCACCAATCCCGACCCGATAGCGCGGGAAGCGACTTGCCCAGGCCATGCCTGCCATCAGGCCGAGGCCCAAGCCGTAAAGAATAAGCCCCCATCCTGCTTCGCCAAAAGACACCAGGTGGGACAGCAACGGCACGATGATGACCAGCAATATGCCCAGAAGCCGTTGACTGGGCGCAACCTGTTCGCGCCGATTACGCGCATACAGTGCTATCGCCACGATATGCGATGCCAGAAACGCAATTGCCCCGGTC
The sequence above is drawn from the Parasphingorhabdus sp. SCSIO 66989 genome and encodes:
- a CDS encoding Lrp/AsnC family transcriptional regulator → MANLDEIDRKLLGELQANGRITNVELAERVGLTAPPCLRRVRALEEADIINGYHADINPAALGFAITVFAMVSLKSQAESALKEFEDHIMELPEVRECHMLNGEIDFILKIVSHDLQTFQEFLTSRLTPAPNVASVKTSLTIRTAKNQPGVPLER
- the yaaA gene encoding peroxide stress protein YaaA; the encoded protein is MIILISPAKSLDFDTPVNGAEATQPRFAEKTEKLANALSRFSKPKLKSIMPVSDSLIALNHGRYKDFFAQPEKQALFAYNGDVYTGLEAKTMDEATIDFAQDHLRILSGLYGLLRPLDQIRPHRLEMGTRWAPRRKKLVDYWQDDIAPMIAKDAEAIEAKAIINLASQEYFAAVEAGQKALTLPIINIDFRQDGPDGPRFISFAAKRARGTMARYICENRLTDPEALKDFDWDGYRFDPESSNDTNLRFIRS
- a CDS encoding SDR family NAD(P)-dependent oxidoreductase produces the protein MTSSRQAAVIIGANGGIGGALADALDDEGAFATVHRLARSAHGDAHIDLQDEASIEAAAKRIEALEMPVTLIICASGLLHDGGKQPEKALRDLDADWLMQNYAVNAIGPALVAKHFLPLMPRKERCVFAAISARVGSISDNRLGGWHGYRASKAALNMLIRNIAIEWSRRNERSIAVALHPGTVDTALSTPFQGNVQPGKLFSPERAAMQLLDVLDELRPVDTGKLFAWDGQEITP
- the gyrA gene encoding DNA gyrase subunit A; protein product: MKSSYLDYAMSVIVSRALPDVRDGLKPVHRRILFASKEGGFVAGRPYRKSAKIVGDVMGNYHPHGDAAIYEALARMTQDWSMRVPLIDGQGNFGSMDPDKPASMRYTEARLAKVANTLLDDLDKDTVDFAPNYDGSMQEPQVLPARFPNLLVNGAGGIAVGMATNIPPHNLGEVVTACLAYIDNPGITIEELIEIIPGPDFPTAPLILGQAGARAAYQTGRGSILTRARHKIEEGRGDKRAIVLTSIPYQVGKAGLVEKIAEAAKDGRIEGVSDIRDESSRDGVRVVIDLKRDATEEVVLNQLWRHTPAQSGFPANMLAIRGGRPEILNLRDIIEAFVRFREEVITRRTKFELAKARERAHLLLGLVVAVTNLDEVVQIIRGSASPVEAREKLLAREWPMGEIAPYIRLVEALEDDVSGDSYQLSEAQVKAILDLRLHRLTALGRDEIGNELKGLATDIEGYLEILTDRAVLYGVMREEFEQIHAEFATPRVSEIAPAWDGLEDEDLMEREDMVVTVTHGGYIKRTPLATFRAQGRGGKGRAGMATKDEDAVVEMFVTSTHNPVLFFSNHGRVYRLKVWKLPEGGPQTKGRPMLNMLPLQEDETITNVLPLPEDEGEWENLNIIFATEQGMVRRNSMDSFTNIPSNGKYAMGFVEDSGDRLIGVQLLNETQEVFLASSTGKAVRFAATDARETKSRTGIGVQGMGPKGDIEVVSLAILNTTGTTAEEREAYLKAAPWKDNENAPELSAERMAEMAEKEEFILTICANGYGKISSAYEYRTIKRGGMGVVNIDNIARNGAVVASFPVKHGDQLMLVTDQAKLIRIAIDLRHLLGEDDDRGYRIIGRGSAGVRIFNVADDEHVVSAALIDETEEPEDGEESGEETGETRH
- a CDS encoding lysoplasmalogenase, coding for MKQALVEDRPFLILSLVFAIGFPFLRDGALPESLLMVWKAGAVAMLALYALRRLKSLDGWLLCGALALSALGDALIILDLTTGAIAFLASHIVAIALYARNRREQVAPSQRLLGILLVIIVPLLSHLVSFGEAGWGLILYGLGLGLMAGMAWASRFPRYRVGIGAVLFVVSDLCIFAGMGISKDGWLVNQAVWPLYYAGQLMIAMGVVRFLRVRPYLSA